TCATCTGGTGCTGGTTTGGCGTATCGCTCCAGCCCCGGACGCTCCTCGAACGGGCGCTGAATGACCTGCAACAGCTGCTGAACCGGACCGAGATCACCGCCCGTGGCGGCGTCGAGCGCCTCCTCCACCAGATGGTTGCGTGGGATGTAGATGGGATTGGCGCGGTCCATCGCGACCGGGTCGGGTCCGACCGCCTGCCAGCGCAGCAGCCACTCGTCGATCGCTGCCAAGTCGACGAACAGTCCCCGGAAGGGCTCGGCATCACCGCGGGCTGCCGAGGCCAGCGCGCGGAAGCCGCTGGTCCAGTCGACGTGGTTGCTGTGCAGGAGATCGAGCAGCTCCTCCCCCAGCTTCACCGCGACTGCGTCCTCCAGGCCCACGGGAAGACCGAGCTTCGCCTGCAGACCCGCCGCATACGTGGCCGTGTACCTCGTGGCGAACCTGCCGAGCGACTCCATCGCGAGCTCGACGGCGGTGTCCTGGTCCTGCGCGATCAGGGGCAGGAGCGTCTCCGCGAACCGCGCGAGGTTCCACTGGGCGATCGCGGCCTGGTTGCCGTAGGCGTAGCGGCCGCCGACGTCGATCGAGCTGTAGACCGCGCCGGGGTCGTACGCCTCGATGAACGCGCACGGCCCGTAATCGATCGTCTCGCCGGAGATCGTCATGTTGTCGGTGTTCATGACGCCGTGGACGAACCCGATGAGCATCCACCGGGCCACGAGGTCGGCCTGCGCCTCGACCACGGCCTCGAACAGCGCCCGGTACGGATTGTCGGCAGACGCGGCTGTCGGGTGATGGCGCTCGATCGCGTGGTCGGCGAGACGTCGCAGCAGCCCCACGTCGCCGGTCGAAGCGGCGAACTGGAACGTGCCCACGCGGAGGTGACTGCCCGCCACCCGCGCCAACACGGCTCCGGGCAGCATCGTCTCGCGACGCACGTCGCGTCCGGTGGCGACGACCGCCAGCGAGCGCGTCGTGGGCACACCGAGGGCATGCATCGCTTCACTGATCACGTACTCCCGCAGCATGGGCCCGACGGCGGCCAGCCCGTCGCCGCCGCGCGAGAACGGCGTACGCCCGGAACCCTTCAGGTGAAGATCGCGGAGCCGTCCCTCGCGGTCGGTCAGCTCGCCCATCAGCAGTGCCCGGCCATCGCCCAGCCGCGGCGAGTAGCCGCCGAACTGGTGACCGGCGTATGCCTGGGCGACCGGCGTGGCATCCGGCGGCACCGACGTGCCGGTGAGGAGTCCGACACCGTCGGGCGCCCGGAGTGCGGCCGCGTCCAGGCCGAGATCGGCGGCCAACAGATCGTTGAGCACCAGCACGTTCGGGTCCGGTGTCTCCTCGCCCCGCCACGGCACAGCCAACTCCGGGAACTCAGCGGCAAAGCGGTTCGAGAGTGGTGCCGTCACGGGAGTTGTCGTCACCCCGTCCAGCGTACGGACGTCACGAGGCACGCTCAAAGCTGAACAGTGCCGCTGTCCCCCAGGTCGGGCTGCTTGTCGGTGACGAGGCCCTTCGCCAGCTGGACGGCCGCGGTGACCTTGCCCGGGGACTCCCAGTACTCGGCGGTGGTGCCGTCGATGCGCAGGGCGATGTTGCCGGGGTCCTCGGGGCTGCCGGACATGAACGCGCCGGACGAGGCGTCCCACAGGTCCTCGACTTTGCCGCGGTTCTGCTCGACGTGCGCGGTGCCGCTGAGCGAGACCCAGCCCGCGTCGCTGGAGTAGGCCACGTTCACCCGCGGGTCCGCCTCGAGTGCCTGCACCTTCTCGCTGCTCTGCTCGGTGAGGAACCACGTCGTGCCGGGATGCTCGAAGCCCTGCGCGCCCATGGGCGTGGACACGAGCGCGCCCTCGCGGGACACGTAGGTCAGGACGGCGATCCGAGCGTCGCGCATGATCTTGGTGACGGTCTCGAGCTGGTCGTCGTGAGTGGTCATTCATCGACCCTCACATGCGCGTCGGACTCGCGCCTCCCGGAGGGCTCAGGCGACTTGGTACGTCAGGCAGTCCGCCACGTCGGCGCCGGGGCCGACGCGGATCGAGTCGGCGTGGCACTCCAGCGCGTCGTTGTGGGTGCAGTCCGAGCGGTGGCACGCGCCGACCGACGCGGTCGCGGTGGGCAGGCCACCGGAGACGCTGATGTCGATGAACGTCCCGCAGCCGGCGTCGGAGCCGGTGATGTTGATCGCCCCGGCGTGACACTCCTGGTCGGCGTTGTACGAGCACCCTGCGACAGCGCAGTCGTGGACGAGTGGCAGTTCTTTGATCGACATGGTCGCCTCCAGCGATGGTCCTGTTTCGACGGTACGACTGCACCCCCTGACTGAGGGAAGACTCAGAACACGGCCAATTCGGCAGTTCGTCGACGTCGAGGAGTTCTGTCGGTGGGGCCCACTACGTTGGACCCATGAGCCCGAACCGCATCGCCGTCGCGTGTGACGCCGCGCGCCGTCGACGCGCGATCGCGGACTTCGAGGAGTGGTCGCTCATCGTCGGTCACCACGACCGACAGACGGCCGAGATCGACCGCACCGACGACCTCGTGCTGTCCAAGGAGCTCGCCAGGCGCGAGGTCGTGCTCGAGCTGGCTCAGGCCCTGCATGTCACCGAGCGCACGATCTGGGCGATCGTCTTCGAGAGCCGGACGCTCCGCGAGCGCACGCCAGCGGTGTGGGAGGCGTTCCGTGCGGGCGACCTCGATGCGGCGCGCGTCTCCGCGATCGCCGACTGTGCCGAGCGACTCCAGACCCGTGCGGCGTGGACGATGCTCGAGCATTCTGCTCCCGAGTACGCCGCCACCCACACCGTCAGCGAACTCCGGTCCTGGCTGCGACGCCTGCGTGCCCGCCTCGAGCCTGAGGAGACGAAAACCGAGACGGTCAAGGCGGTCGAGGACCGGCGCGTGTCCATCACCCACAACGACGACGGCACCAGCTGGCTCAACGCTTTGCTGCCCACCGGGGTGGCCATCGCCGTCGGCGCCCGCCTGCGCAAGGCCGCCAAGGCACTCCCCTCGATCGATCCCGAGACCGACGAGAAGGACCGCCGCACCCGCGACCAGAAGATGGCCGA
Above is a window of Aeromicrobium senzhongii DNA encoding:
- a CDS encoding protein adenylyltransferase SelO, with amino-acid sequence MTTTPVTAPLSNRFAAEFPELAVPWRGEETPDPNVLVLNDLLAADLGLDAAALRAPDGVGLLTGTSVPPDATPVAQAYAGHQFGGYSPRLGDGRALLMGELTDREGRLRDLHLKGSGRTPFSRGGDGLAAVGPMLREYVISEAMHALGVPTTRSLAVVATGRDVRRETMLPGAVLARVAGSHLRVGTFQFAASTGDVGLLRRLADHAIERHHPTAASADNPYRALFEAVVEAQADLVARWMLIGFVHGVMNTDNMTISGETIDYGPCAFIEAYDPGAVYSSIDVGGRYAYGNQAAIAQWNLARFAETLLPLIAQDQDTAVELAMESLGRFATRYTATYAAGLQAKLGLPVGLEDAVAVKLGEELLDLLHSNHVDWTSGFRALASAARGDAEPFRGLFVDLAAIDEWLLRWQAVGPDPVAMDRANPIYIPRNHLVEEALDAATGGDLGPVQQLLQVIQRPFEERPGLERYAKPAPDDFGRYTTYCGT
- a CDS encoding pyridoxamine 5'-phosphate oxidase family protein, which produces MTTHDDQLETVTKIMRDARIAVLTYVSREGALVSTPMGAQGFEHPGTTWFLTEQSSEKVQALEADPRVNVAYSSDAGWVSLSGTAHVEQNRGKVEDLWDASSGAFMSGSPEDPGNIALRIDGTTAEYWESPGKVTAAVQLAKGLVTDKQPDLGDSGTVQL
- a CDS encoding DUF1540 domain-containing protein, which gives rise to MSIKELPLVHDCAVAGCSYNADQECHAGAINITGSDAGCGTFIDISVSGGLPTATASVGACHRSDCTHNDALECHADSIRVGPGADVADCLTYQVA
- a CDS encoding HNH endonuclease signature motif containing protein, with amino-acid sequence MSPNRIAVACDAARRRRAIADFEEWSLIVGHHDRQTAEIDRTDDLVLSKELARREVVLELAQALHVTERTIWAIVFESRTLRERTPAVWEAFRAGDLDAARVSAIADCAERLQTRAAWTMLEHSAPEYAATHTVSELRSWLRRLRARLEPEETKTETVKAVEDRRVSITHNDDGTSWLNALLPTGVAIAVGARLRKAAKALPSIDPETDEKDRRTRDQKMADLLAHWLTCSEGTATDIRAEIAISIAATDLIGLTDGPGLTLDGEPVGSEWVRELAQSEHAVLRRLVLDPIGQVLDTTVLSYRPPQSLRQALRWRDGTCRVAGCRAPVHETDQDHAIDYDSGGDTSASNLRCLCRKHHNMKSHGHLDDRYLDPPRRYVERYLPCPPIVTVIDMIDPRRITA